One window from the genome of Nicotiana tomentosiformis chromosome 5, ASM39032v3, whole genome shotgun sequence encodes:
- the LOC138892202 gene encoding uncharacterized protein, with amino-acid sequence MSSETLLRLDKFTKLFLVHFSGTPSEDPQDYLDRCHEVLQNMGIVETNGVDFPMFRMMGSAKRWWRDYMLTRPAGLPELTWDQFSQLFLEKYLPVTLREDYRKQFEHLQQGSMTVTQYETHLFYLAHHATILLLTESERVRRFIEELTYLIRLQMDKETGSDISYQAAVNVTRRIEMLLAQERGQSALQASHGASKSRGPIASHPDQLAYSAPPALISVPPIQSHQIGYPGRHGQFQCQQSQQLRASYTCGDLRHVARFCPRPQGNM; translated from the exons ATGTCTTCTGAgaccttattgagattggacaagtttactaagctctttctagttcacttcagtggtacaccttctgaggacccacaggattatcttgatcgctgccatgaggtgctgcagaacatgggtatagtcgaGACCAATGGAGTGGATTTCCCTATGTTTCGGAtgatgggttccgccaagaggtggtggagagattatatgctgaccagaccagctgggttgcctgaacttacttgggatcagttctctcaactatttctagagaagtaccTCCctgtcacactgagagaggattaccgcaagcagtttgagcatctccaacaaggcagtatgactgttactcaatacGAGACCCATCTTTTTTATCTAGCCCACCATGCTACTATCTTGCTCCTAACTGAGAGTGAGagggtgaggagattcattgaggAACTCACTTAccttatcaggcttcagatggacaaggagaccggaagtgatatTTCCTATCAGGCGGCTGTAAATGTTACTAGACGGATAGAGATGCTTCTTGCCCAGGAAAGGGGACAG tcagcactccaggcatctcaTGGTGCTTCAAAGAGTCGTGGTCCTATTGCGTCTCATCCTGACCAATTagcttatagtgcaccaccagctcttaTTAGTGTACCTCCGATCCAGAGTCATCAGATTGGTTATCCAGGTCGACATGGCCAGTTCCAgtgtcagcagtcacaacagctgaGAGCTTCTTATACTTGTGGGGACCTTAGGCacgttgctagattttgccccaggcCTCAGGGCAACATGTAG